The nucleotide window GTAAGCACAAGTTGTTGCATGGAGTAAAACTTTATTTTAAAAGTTGGTTCATCGGTCACAGTATTACTACGCCTATTTCTAGGCTGATAGTTCCTCGTATTGTACCTTCTATTGGCAGAATATACTCTTCTATTACTTCTGACTTGGTCCAAAGGATCACCTCTTCTCATTCAACGTTCCTTATCACATTATATGAGACAGGTAAACTCTTTAGTACAACCATTTTCACTGAAATTGGTACATGAATAAACGTAGATAATGAAAAAGACACCTTAAGGTGCCTAACAACTTATCTATATAAGTTTCTCCATTCCAAATCGCCTCTCTCGACAGCTTTGATCATAAGTTCGGCTGTAGCAAGATTTGTAGCCACAGGAATATTATGAATATCACATAACTTGATAACAGTACTAACATCTGGTTCATGTGATTTTGCTGATAATGGATCTCTCAGAAAAAGTACCATATCAATTTGATTATGGGCAATTTGAGCTCCTAACTGCTGTTCTCCACCTAAATGACCGGCAAGGAATTTGTGTACAGTAAGATTGGTTACCTCCTCAATAAGTCTACCTGTAGTACCTGTTGCATATAAATCATGCTTACTTAGAATCTGCCTATAGGCAATACATAAGTTTTGAATTAATTTCTTCTTTGTGTCGTGTGCTATTAAACCAATATTCATGCCTTCACCTCCTAGAATATGTTGTTATATTTCTCATCATACCCACGTTTATAACTAAACCAATACCAAGCATATTAGCCCATAGCGAACTCAGTCCATAGCTCACAAAGGGTAAAGGAATACCTGTATTAGGCAATATACCTGTAGTCACACCTATATTAACAAATGTTTGAAATCCTATTAAAGTAGCAACACCTGTGCACAATAACTTTCCAAATAAATCGGGCGCATTTGCAGCAATCCAAAGTATTCTTATAATAATTAATAAAATTAAACCAATGACAGAAGCGCCTCCAATGAAACCAAACTCTTCCGCTAAAACTGCAAAAATGAAATCAGTTTGTGGTTCAGGTAAATAACTATGGCTAATCGTACCTTGATACAAACCTTTACCATTTAATTGACCTGAGCCAATAGCCTGAATAGATTTCATTGTTTGATAGGCTTCATTATCAGCAAACTGCTCGGGATTAAATAAGGCCTGAATACGCATTGCCTGATAACCTTTTAAAAATATAGGTTCAATCTGATAAGCATCCCATATAACAAAGGCTAAAATAGGTAATGCAATAATCACTGCAGTACCAATGTATTTAGGATTTAAGCCTGAAACAAATAGAGCTGACGCTAGTATGACTATAAGTACTATACTTGTTGATAAATCTGGCTGTAACATAATTAAAGCTGTTGGTAAAAAAACCATTGTTGCAACAATAATTAAGAAAGAAAAATCATTTATTTTTGCTTGATACTTATCCATTAATTTTGCTAAAAAAATAATAATCAGTATCTTAGCAAATTCTGAGGGTTGAAATTGTACTGGTCCTATTTCAATCCACCTGGAAACACCATTGCCTGTCCCTATTGCTAAGACGGCAGCTAATAAAACAAGATTAACAGCATAAAAAACAATATAAAGTTCTTTCATAAACTCATATCTGAAAAAAGCCACAATAAGCATGAGGACTAACCCCGAAAGAAACCCAAAGATTTGCTTTATATAAACTCTATCTAAGCTTTCTTGAGAGCTAATCTCTAAAGCACTACCTAGCACAATTAAACCAAAACCGAATACGATAACTACTAAAATGATCAGCCAAGCATCGAAATACTTAATTGACTTTTTTTCAAATAAAATCATAAAATCATTCCTCTGAATCTTCTTTTAAGTCTCGTTTATAAGAAATTGGAATCGATGTACTGATCATTGGATATTCTGATGGATTTTCTTTACATTTAGGTTTATGGATAACTATATCAATATAGCTTTCATCTACATCAATGTATTTTGATATCGCTTCAACTATATCACTCTTGATCATATCAAGCAAATCTGGAGCACACTCGATTCTATCATAACTAACAACTGACTTCAATCTCTGTTTAGCAACTTGACCACTTAATTTGTTATTATTCATGATCGTACCCCCTAGCTTATTCTAAAGAAACTTTTTAGTTTATCCAAAAAAGAATCTGAAGTAAAATCATAAACAGGAAGTGGAACATTTTCACCTTGTATACGCTTGGCAATGTCGATAAAGGATTGTGATATTTCTGTATTATCCTTTTTCCTAATAGTGGCTTCACCTTTATTGGAAGAAATAATAACTTCATCATTTTCAGGTACAACACCTATTAGATCAATGGATAGAATATCTACAATATCATCGACAGTTAACATATTACCATCTTTGGCCAGCTTGTATTTAAAGCGGTTAACTACCAGTGAAGGGTATTTCAATTCATTATTTTCAAGAAGACCAATAATACGGTCTGCATCTCTGATAGATGATACATCAGGATTTGCCACAACTATAGCACGGTCAGCCCCTGCAATAGCATTTTTAAATCCTCTTTCAATACCCGCTGGACAATCAATTAATACGTAATCATACATCTCTTTGAGTACATCACAAAGTTTAATCATTTGTTTTGGGTTAATAGCATTTTTATCTCTGGTTTGAGATGCTGGCAGTAAATAGAGATTACTGAAACGTTTATCCTTGATTAATGCTTGTTTAACACGACATTGTCCTTCTATAACATCTACTATATCATAACAGATTCTATTTTCAAGACCTAAAACTACATCCAGATTACGTAACCCAATATCTGCATCAACAATACATACTTTTTTATTCAAATAGGCCAAAGCTGTACCAATATTAGCTGTACAGGTTGTTTTTCCTACGCCACCCTTCCCAGAGGTTACGACAATCACTTCACCCATTAGGATTCCCCCTTCTAATATCTATCTGCCACCATAATCCATTGAATAGAACCTCATAATTCAATGGGCAAATTCCCAATTGTTTTATAGTCAAGCGGTTCTAAAATAATCTGACCATCTTTCACATAAGCAATCTCAGAATACTTCTGAACCTTTTTCAAATTACGCTCCTCATCTGAAGCTCGTCCAATGACTTGTCCAATTTTAATGAGATTGGGTCGCATACTGAATGCTACAATAAATGCACTATTATTATCTGAATACCCTGCTTGTACGTTACCTTTAAGGTGTCCTAATACAATGACGTTTCCATCAGCAATAACTTCTGCAGACGGATTGACATCACCTAAAACTACTAGATGTTTATCAGATCTAACACATTGACCAGCTCGAATAGTTCCCTTATAAAACTCTGTATCTCTAACTGGTGCTCTTTCTATTTCTAGAGACTTCTCATTAATTGATGCTATAATTTTTTCACAATTAATGGATGTCTTATTTATAATTATATCAACTAATTGAGAATATTCAAGGTTATTTAAATCATTCCCCTTGAATATTATATTGATTTTCATATTCTTAAAGAAATCTGTACTCTCATTTAACTTTTCAATCAGTCTTTCTTTCACCTCATCAAAAGGTGTATTTTCAGGGAGTTGAATGATAACTCCTTCTTTTGTACCCTTTATTGAAATACTTTTCTCTTTTATCATCTTCCCCACCTTTAGTAGACAAATATATTATCTATACTACCATCTTCTTCTTCTTTGTTAAAATCAAAATAGGTTTTGGTTACTTCCTTAAATAATAGAGCTGCGTCAGCAGAACCACCTGAGTATGGTAATATAACAGAGACAGCAATTTGCGGTTGCTCATAGGGTGCATAGCCAACAAAAAGACCATGATCAAAACCATCACCATGACTATTTTGAGCTGTTCCAGTTTTACCTGCAACATTAATGGGCATATCTTCGAATACTGTTCGTACAGTTCCATTCGAACCAGCCGTAACATCATGCATACCCTTTTGAACAGCTAATAAATTCTC belongs to Vallitalea okinawensis and includes:
- the minD gene encoding septum site-determining protein MinD produces the protein MGEVIVVTSGKGGVGKTTCTANIGTALAYLNKKVCIVDADIGLRNLDVVLGLENRICYDIVDVIEGQCRVKQALIKDKRFSNLYLLPASQTRDKNAINPKQMIKLCDVLKEMYDYVLIDCPAGIERGFKNAIAGADRAIVVANPDVSSIRDADRIIGLLENNELKYPSLVVNRFKYKLAKDGNMLTVDDIVDILSIDLIGVVPENDEVIISSNKGEATIRKKDNTEISQSFIDIAKRIQGENVPLPVYDFTSDSFLDKLKSFFRIS
- the rodA gene encoding rod shape-determining protein RodA, which translates into the protein MILFEKKSIKYFDAWLIILVVIVFGFGLIVLGSALEISSQESLDRVYIKQIFGFLSGLVLMLIVAFFRYEFMKELYIVFYAVNLVLLAAVLAIGTGNGVSRWIEIGPVQFQPSEFAKILIIIFLAKLMDKYQAKINDFSFLIIVATMVFLPTALIMLQPDLSTSIVLIVILASALFVSGLNPKYIGTAVIIALPILAFVIWDAYQIEPIFLKGYQAMRIQALFNPEQFADNEAYQTMKSIQAIGSGQLNGKGLYQGTISHSYLPEPQTDFIFAVLAEEFGFIGGASVIGLILLIIIRILWIAANAPDLFGKLLCTGVATLIGFQTFVNIGVTTGILPNTGIPLPFVSYGLSSLWANMLGIGLVINVGMMRNITTYSRR
- the minC gene encoding septum site-determining protein MinC; its protein translation is MIKEKSISIKGTKEGVIIQLPENTPFDEVKERLIEKLNESTDFFKNMKINIIFKGNDLNNLEYSQLVDIIINKTSINCEKIIASINEKSLEIERAPVRDTEFYKGTIRAGQCVRSDKHLVVLGDVNPSAEVIADGNVIVLGHLKGNVQAGYSDNNSAFIVAFSMRPNLIKIGQVIGRASDEERNLKKVQKYSEIAYVKDGQIILEPLDYKTIGNLPIEL
- the mgsA gene encoding methylglyoxal synthase, whose translation is MNIGLIAHDTKKKLIQNLCIAYRQILSKHDLYATGTTGRLIEEVTNLTVHKFLAGHLGGEQQLGAQIAHNQIDMVLFLRDPLSAKSHEPDVSTVIKLCDIHNIPVATNLATAELMIKAVERGDLEWRNLYR
- the minE gene encoding cell division topological specificity factor MinE — encoded protein: MNNNKLSGQVAKQRLKSVVSYDRIECAPDLLDMIKSDIVEAISKYIDVDESYIDIVIHKPKCKENPSEYPMISTSIPISYKRDLKEDSEE